Proteins encoded within one genomic window of Microbacterium sp. LKL04:
- the ppgK gene encoding polyphosphate--glucose phosphotransferase codes for MTGTATTAVGIDIGGTGIKGALVDLSQGTLLTDRIKVPTPKGAEPDDVLTAVREVLEKLDVTDADVPLGVAFPAIVKNGRTLSAANVADTWIDFEAEAFFEKGLGRQIHFANDADVAGVAEMRYGAAKDRNGLVLLTTLGTGIGTAMIYKGVLVPNTELGHLHRPGHKKDFEHFAAYSAMEREELEWDAWADRLQQYYSHLEFLFTPDLFVVGGGVSKHADKFLPLLDLKTEIVPAVHRNNAGIIGAAALALAGDDSGASVDEGEDLAGTTAR; via the coding sequence ATGACTGGGACCGCCACCACCGCCGTCGGAATCGACATCGGAGGGACGGGCATCAAGGGTGCCCTCGTCGACCTCTCGCAAGGAACCCTCCTCACCGATCGGATCAAGGTTCCGACACCGAAGGGCGCCGAACCGGACGACGTGCTGACGGCCGTCCGTGAGGTGCTCGAGAAGCTCGACGTCACCGACGCCGACGTCCCGCTCGGTGTGGCCTTCCCCGCGATCGTGAAGAACGGCCGCACCCTGTCGGCCGCCAACGTCGCCGACACCTGGATCGACTTCGAGGCCGAGGCGTTCTTCGAGAAGGGCCTCGGACGCCAGATCCACTTCGCCAACGACGCGGACGTCGCCGGCGTCGCCGAGATGCGGTACGGCGCCGCGAAGGACCGCAACGGTCTCGTGCTCCTGACCACGCTCGGCACCGGCATCGGCACGGCGATGATCTACAAGGGCGTGCTCGTCCCGAACACGGAGCTCGGCCACCTGCACCGCCCCGGTCACAAGAAGGACTTCGAGCACTTCGCGGCCTACTCGGCCATGGAGCGCGAAGAACTGGAGTGGGATGCCTGGGCCGACCGCCTGCAGCAGTACTACAGCCACCTCGAGTTCCTCTTCACCCCCGACCTGTTCGTCGTGGGCGGCGGCGTCTCCAAGCACGCCGACAAGTTCCTGCCCCTGCTCGATCTGAAGACCGAGATCGTCCCCGCCGTGCACCGCAACAATGCGGGCATCATCGGAGCGGCCGCGCTGGCGCTCGCCGGCGACGACTCCGGCGCGTCGGTCGAC
- the glnA gene encoding type I glutamate--ammonia ligase, with protein MDKQRDFVLRTIEERGVKFIRLWFTDVTGTLKSVAIAPAEVEGAFAEGLGFDGSAIEGLTRSYESDLLAHPDPSTFQTLPWRGEIDPTARMFCDITTPDGQPAVADPRNVLKRALAKAGDAGFTFYTHPEIEFYLLKSSSFGPDGPEPVDSAGYFDNVPGGTAHDFRRRSVRMLEDLGISVEFSHHEGGPGQNEIDLRYADALATADNIMTFRTVVKEVAIEQGVYATFMPKPLSGKPGSGMHTHMSLFEGDMNAFYEEGAQYQLSKTGRQFIAGLLRHANEISAVTNQFVNSYKRLWGGDEAPSFVCWGHNNRSALVRVPMYKPNKGQSTRVEYRALDSAANPYLAYALMLAAGLKGIEEEYELPPEAEDNVWSLTDAERRALGYGPLPSSLDHALEYMEESELVAETLGEQVFNYVLLNKRREWQEYRSQVTPFELQKNLEML; from the coding sequence ATGGACAAGCAGCGTGACTTCGTTCTGAGGACGATCGAGGAACGGGGGGTCAAGTTCATCCGGTTGTGGTTCACGGATGTGACCGGAACCCTGAAATCGGTCGCGATCGCTCCCGCCGAGGTGGAGGGTGCGTTCGCCGAGGGCCTCGGCTTCGACGGCTCGGCGATCGAGGGTCTGACCCGGTCGTACGAGTCCGATCTCCTCGCGCACCCGGACCCGTCCACGTTCCAGACCCTGCCCTGGCGGGGTGAGATCGACCCGACGGCGCGCATGTTCTGCGACATCACGACGCCCGACGGACAGCCGGCCGTCGCCGATCCGCGCAACGTCCTGAAGCGCGCGCTCGCGAAGGCGGGCGATGCGGGCTTCACGTTCTACACGCATCCCGAGATCGAGTTCTACCTGCTGAAGTCGTCCTCCTTCGGTCCCGACGGGCCCGAGCCGGTCGACTCGGCGGGCTACTTCGACAACGTCCCGGGCGGGACGGCCCACGACTTCCGCCGCCGTTCCGTGCGGATGCTCGAGGACCTCGGCATCTCGGTCGAGTTCAGCCACCACGAGGGCGGCCCCGGACAGAACGAGATCGACCTGCGGTACGCCGACGCGCTCGCGACGGCCGACAACATCATGACCTTCCGCACCGTCGTCAAGGAGGTCGCGATCGAGCAGGGCGTCTACGCGACGTTCATGCCGAAGCCCCTCAGCGGCAAGCCGGGAAGCGGCATGCACACGCACATGTCCCTGTTCGAGGGCGACATGAACGCCTTCTACGAAGAGGGCGCGCAGTATCAGCTGTCGAAGACCGGCCGTCAGTTCATCGCCGGCCTCCTGCGTCACGCGAACGAGATCTCGGCCGTCACGAACCAGTTCGTGAACTCGTACAAGCGTCTCTGGGGCGGCGACGAAGCGCCGAGCTTCGTCTGCTGGGGTCACAACAACCGCTCCGCGCTCGTGCGCGTGCCGATGTACAAGCCCAACAAGGGTCAGTCCACGCGGGTCGAGTACCGCGCCCTGGACTCCGCAGCGAACCCCTATCTCGCCTACGCGCTCATGCTGGCCGCGGGCCTCAAGGGCATCGAAGAGGAGTACGAGCTCCCGCCCGAGGCCGAGGACAACGTCTGGTCGTTGACGGATGCCGAGCGCCGGGCCCTCGGCTACGGTCCGCTGCCGTCGAGCCTCGACCACGCCCTCGAATACATGGAGGAGTCCGAGCTCGTCGCCGAGACGCTGGGGGAGCAGGTCTTCAACTACGTGCTCCTGAACAAGCGTCGCGAGTGGCAGGAGTACCGGTCGCAGGTCACGCCCTTCGAACTGCAGAAGAACCTCGAGATGCTCTGA